The genomic region GAGATACATCCTGGAGAGGACCTGCATGATGGGGTGACCTTTGAACGCTTTCTGGAGGCTACCAATAATCATAAACGAGTGAATATTCTTTATGACCCAAGCCATTTTGTTTTACAGCAACTGGATTACCTGGAGTACATAGATCATTACCATGAGTTCATAAAAATGTTCCATGTCAAAGATGCTGAATTTAAGCCCACGGGCAAAAAAGGAATGTTTGGTGGCTATGGGGACTGGAAAGATCGCGCTGGAAGATACAGGCATCCAGGCGACGGACAGGTAGATTTTAAAAATGCCTTTTCTAAGCTAACTGAATACGGCTGTGACGTATGGGCAGTTCTGGAATGGGAATGCTGTATTAAAAGCCCTGAACAAGGTGCCAGAGAAGGTGCTCCATTTATTCAGAAGCATATTATTGAAGCAACTCAAAAGCGTTTTGATGATTTTGCAGGTTCAGAAATCGATGAAAATAAACTCAGGAATATTTTAGGAATTTAAACACATAACAATGAAAAGATTAGCAATTATAGGCTGTTCAATATTAGCGCTTACTGCGTGTAAGAACGAAAATAAAGAAACCGAAGCTGAGAATATGGACACTCAGGAGTCGGTTACCATGCAGGAAGAAGAGCAGGAATGGCAGGAACTATTTAATGGTGAAGATCTTCAGGGCTGGAAAGCATATAATAAAGACAGCATCTCTTCCCAGTGGAAGGTGGAAAATGGTGTGATCGCATTTGAACCTTCAGCTGAAGAAAGAGAATCTTCTGAAAATCTTATCACTGAAGATGAATTCGGGAACTTCGAAATGAGTTTTGAATGGAAAATTTCCGAAGGTGGAAATAGTGGTGTGATGTGGGCAGTTCAGGAAGACGAGAAATATGCTGAACCTTATTTAACAGG from Christiangramia sp. OXR-203 harbors:
- a CDS encoding DUF1080 domain-containing protein, with protein sequence MKRLAIIGCSILALTACKNENKETEAENMDTQESVTMQEEEQEWQELFNGEDLQGWKAYNKDSISSQWKVENGVIAFEPSAEERESSENLITEDEFGNFEMSFEWKISEGGNSGVMWAVQEDEKYAEPYLTGPEIQVLDNQKHPDAKNGPNRTAGALYDMVPPSEDATKPTGEWNKETIYINHEENKGWVELNGTRVTEFPVHGEKWEEMVKNSKFSEWEGFGTNRSGHIALQDHDDKVWYRNIKIKEL